A single region of the Ancylobacter novellus DSM 506 genome encodes:
- a CDS encoding ABC transporter ATP-binding protein, whose translation MTVQPRATAFQTNAVVVSNLRRAYGARTVIDHLNLVIGQGEFVVLLGESGCGKTTLLRALAGLDPVQGGTIEVPGRPAVVFQEHRLLPWETLWRNVTLGLRVPDARAHAAEALGEVGLGDRLDDWPRNLSGGQAQRVALARALVQAPKLLLLDEPFAALDALTRLRMHGLVKDLVARHQPGVLLVTHDVDEALRLGDRILVMRDGVIAAEHRLTPDHDVAAARAGLLSELGVSVGNEQSPSY comes from the coding sequence ATGACCGTGCAGCCGCGCGCCACGGCATTCCAGACCAATGCCGTGGTGGTCTCCAATCTACGCCGCGCCTATGGCGCGCGCACGGTGATCGACCACCTCAATCTGGTGATCGGGCAGGGCGAGTTCGTTGTGCTTCTGGGTGAGAGTGGCTGCGGCAAGACCACGCTGCTGCGGGCCCTGGCGGGGCTTGACCCGGTTCAGGGCGGCACGATCGAGGTGCCTGGACGCCCGGCGGTGGTGTTTCAGGAGCACCGGCTGCTGCCCTGGGAGACGCTGTGGCGCAATGTGACGCTCGGCCTGCGTGTCCCGGACGCCCGCGCCCACGCCGCGGAGGCGCTCGGCGAGGTCGGGCTCGGCGACCGGCTCGACGACTGGCCGCGCAACCTTTCCGGCGGGCAGGCACAGCGCGTGGCGCTGGCCCGCGCGCTGGTGCAGGCGCCGAAGCTGCTTCTGCTCGATGAGCCCTTCGCCGCGCTCGACGCGCTGACCCGCCTGCGCATGCACGGCCTCGTCAAGGACCTTGTCGCCCGTCACCAGCCGGGCGTTCTGCTGGTCACCCACGATGTCGACGAGGCGCTCCGCCTCGGTGATCGCATCCTCGTCATGCGCGACGGCGTCATCGCCGCCGAACATCGCCTTACCCCCGATCACGACGTGGCTGCCGCACGCGCCGGACTGCTGAGCGAGCTTGGCGTCTCCGTCGGCAATGAACAATCACCATCTTATTGA
- a CDS encoding transglycosylase SLT domain-containing protein has translation MTATSSGARRCADMDRSGLFLATGLSISGASPGCATAPTKTPTVAYSVAFDARYIDKAAQRFELPGGWIRAALRGERGGNPRAASPDCAIGSHPSRPRADAVNPRDNIRVGAAYLRQLYDRYDSICALLVAYNNGQRAMRRSLSASLCRRRYATTSRLWRRSSTMILTRLSPERCS, from the coding sequence ATGACGGCGACCTCGTCCGGCGCGCGGCGGTGCGCTGACATGGATCGCTCTGGGCTCTTCCTCGCAACCGGACTATCGATCAGCGGCGCGTCGCCCGGCTGTGCCACCGCGCCGACTAAGACGCCCACTGTGGCGTATTCCGTTGCGTTCGACGCCCGTTACATTGACAAAGCTGCGCAGCGCTTCGAGCTTCCTGGCGGCTGGATCCGTGCGGCCCTTCGAGGTGAGAGGGGCGGCAATCCGCGGGCCGCCTCGCCCGACTGTGCGATAGGTTCGCATCCGTCACGGCCTCGCGCTGATGCGGTCAACCCGCGCGATAACATCCGCGTCGGCGCGGCTTACCTGCGGCAACTTTATGACCGCTATGACAGCATATGCGCACTGCTCGTGGCCTATAATAACGGCCAGCGCGCTATGAGGCGTAGCTTGTCGGCGAGCCTTTGCCGCCGAAGATACGCAACTACCTCGCGGCTCTGGCGCCGATCATCGACAATGATTTTGACGCGGCTATCACCGGAACGGTGTTCTTAA
- a CDS encoding LLM class flavin-dependent oxidoreductase, translating to MALQGIRFGVWAPVHGPRAALNDPEEPFDASWEHNKAVILEAEQLGFHATLIAQHTVNPHLPDHDQLETWTAAAALAALTSRIEIIAAIKPFIFHPVFLAKMALQIENISGGRFGINLINAWNSAEFEKAGIAFGEHDARYEYGREWISVVSRLMAGESVTHQGPNFSITDYKLTPRDLHRARPSIYIGGESEPARALAADHSDVWFINGQPLADVASLIADLRRRPRRGVPLRFGLSAFVIARESEEEAHEAYERLVRLAALDADVHALQRKHADPKTVMFQTMAKSVRVGTNGGTAAGLVGSYDQVSERILAFHRAGIELFMLQFQPLRAELRRFAGEVIPRVRAAGEVAPARALSDA from the coding sequence ATGGCGTTGCAGGGTATCCGTTTTGGCGTATGGGCGCCGGTGCACGGTCCGCGCGCGGCGTTGAACGATCCTGAAGAGCCGTTCGATGCGTCCTGGGAGCACAACAAGGCGGTGATCCTGGAAGCCGAGCAGCTCGGCTTCCATGCGACGCTGATCGCCCAGCACACCGTCAACCCACATCTGCCGGACCATGACCAGCTGGAAACCTGGACCGCGGCGGCGGCGCTGGCGGCGCTGACAAGCCGGATTGAGATCATCGCGGCGATCAAGCCCTTCATCTTCCATCCGGTCTTCCTCGCCAAGATGGCGCTGCAGATCGAGAACATCAGCGGCGGCCGGTTCGGCATCAACCTGATCAATGCCTGGAACAGCGCCGAATTCGAGAAGGCGGGCATCGCCTTCGGCGAGCATGATGCGCGCTATGAATATGGGCGGGAGTGGATCTCGGTCGTCTCCCGGCTGATGGCGGGCGAGAGCGTTACCCATCAGGGGCCGAACTTCTCGATCACCGACTACAAGCTGACCCCGCGCGACCTGCATCGGGCGCGGCCCTCCATCTATATCGGCGGCGAATCAGAGCCGGCGCGGGCGCTGGCCGCCGACCACAGCGATGTCTGGTTCATCAACGGCCAGCCGCTCGCCGATGTCGCGTCGCTGATCGCCGACCTGCGCCGCCGCCCGCGCCGGGGGGTGCCGCTGCGCTTCGGCCTCTCCGCCTTCGTCATCGCCCGCGAGAGCGAAGAGGAGGCGCACGAGGCCTATGAGCGGCTTGTTCGCCTCGCCGCGCTCGACGCGGACGTCCACGCGCTCCAGCGCAAGCATGCCGACCCCAAGACGGTGATGTTCCAGACCATGGCCAAGTCGGTGCGTGTCGGCACCAATGGCGGCACCGCCGCCGGGCTGGTCGGCTCCTACGACCAAGTGAGCGAGCGCATCCTCGCCTTCCACCGCGCCGGGATCGAGCTGTTCATGCTGCAATTCCAGCCGCTGCGCGCCGAGCTGCGCCGTTTCGCGGGCGAGGTCATCCCGCGCGTGCGCGCCGCCGGCGAGGTCGCCCCCGCGCGCGCTTTGTCCGACGCCTGA
- a CDS encoding ABC transporter permease subunit translates to MSVTTEFTATESRTYSSAPAPGFRLGSSGLIALSWLVPVLLLVTWEALARLGWIEPHLLPAPSKVALTAYKLTVSGTLLHDLAVSLLRAAIGFAIGGGIGFALGTLVGFSRIAEAFIDRSVQMVRAIPFLAVLPLVIVWLGVGEGQKIFLVALGVAFPIYVNTTLGIRQVDPKLVELGRVQGLNTWELIARIILPGALPSILTGVRFSLATAWLALVVAETIGAQAGLGFLALDAREFLRTDVIVLTVIIYALIGVAADSLARLLERRLLTWHPNYGDGR, encoded by the coding sequence ATGAGTGTGACCACCGAATTCACCGCCACTGAGAGCCGAACCTATTCGTCCGCGCCGGCGCCGGGGTTCCGGCTGGGGTCGAGCGGCCTCATCGCCCTGTCCTGGCTGGTGCCTGTTCTGCTGCTCGTGACCTGGGAGGCGCTGGCGCGGCTTGGCTGGATCGAGCCGCACCTCCTGCCGGCGCCCAGCAAGGTGGCCCTGACCGCCTACAAGCTCACGGTCTCCGGCACGCTGCTGCACGACCTCGCGGTCAGCCTGCTGCGCGCGGCGATCGGCTTTGCGATTGGCGGTGGAATCGGTTTCGCGCTCGGCACGCTTGTCGGCTTTTCCCGCATCGCCGAGGCTTTCATCGACCGCAGCGTGCAGATGGTGCGGGCGATCCCGTTCCTGGCCGTGCTGCCGCTGGTCATCGTCTGGCTGGGCGTGGGGGAGGGGCAGAAGATCTTTCTGGTCGCGCTTGGTGTCGCCTTTCCGATCTACGTCAACACCACGCTCGGCATAAGGCAGGTCGACCCGAAGCTGGTCGAGCTTGGCCGCGTGCAGGGATTGAACACCTGGGAACTGATCGCGCGCATCATCTTGCCGGGCGCGCTGCCCTCCATCCTCACCGGCGTTCGCTTCTCTTTGGCGACCGCATGGCTTGCCCTCGTCGTCGCCGAGACCATCGGTGCGCAGGCGGGGCTCGGTTTCCTCGCGCTCGATGCCCGCGAGTTCCTGCGCACCGATGTCATCGTGCTGACGGTCATCATCTACGCGCTGATCGGGGTCGCCGCCGACAGCCTCGCCCGGTTGCTCGAACGTCGCCTGCTCACATGGCATCCGAACTATGGAGACGGGCGATGA